One genomic region from Apodemus sylvaticus chromosome 1, mApoSyl1.1, whole genome shotgun sequence encodes:
- the Phldb3 gene encoding pleckstrin homology-like domain family B member 3 — protein sequence MGTPSTLEEGSSSPQVPESAVEVQPQGAAQPQGHPEDPQERKEPEVPAELPSCQGAGRQAEEEEEVEEGSSTESCREEPEATPAAQIPATPSPCLPPGEELRGAARRLRGQQLEALTRVALMEQRVKELQRQKKELRIEMEVEVALLRGELAGERVAIRREEERLRELLGQREEAQQSSQEQREQEQRQLSQERDHVESLRQRLREAQGQLDSQPEDQRERLSQGVQEIREQLDAAQRTYEDLEFQQLERESRVDEDRESPEVPAPDANKVRELQASVAQHRRRIQVLEEQLRSLGEQMAAESWGLSRKKEEAVQALTQERSRLFELNCLQGTCGGDFPEPDQALTKLLFTQKTDRQLLVLQDPTARAAASSTSSCLFSVHSSLQGSIGLQRTGSLPRRRGDRASQRGPSRPLSLHCTGPLEAVGTPGRHPLYQLLNCGPGNRHSVLHPDIAHMERLLQQAVAERERLLKAREGMRRNRESSTGPAVPAIMAPPPPPPCPPDPPVLDLPQHLERWGHNPESCPHLRVSGSCCRGPLVKMGGRIKTWRKRWFCFDRQARRLAYYADKEESKLKGVIYFQAIEEVYYDHLRCAFKSPSPRLTFCVKTYERLFYMVAPSPEAMRIWMDVIVTAADENHAS from the exons ATGGGGACACCCAGCACCCTAGAGGAGGGCTCTTCGTCGCCGCAGGTTCCGGAAAGTGCCGTCGAGGTGCAGCCTCAAGGGGCCGCGCAGCCTCAGGGGCACCCCGAGGATCCCCAGGAGCGCAAGGAACCCGAGGTCCCAGCGGAGCTTCCAAGCTGCCAGGGAGCTGGGCGGCAGGccgaggaagaggaagaagtggaAGAAGGTAGCAGCACCGAGAGCTGCCGCGAAGAG CCCGAGGCTACGCCTGCCGCGCAGATTCCAGCCACACCTTCCCCATGCCTGCCTCCCGGGGAAGAGCTGCGGGGGGCGGCGCGGCGGCTGCGGGGACAGCAGCTGGAGGCCCTGACTCGCGTGGCTCTGATGGAGCAGCGGGTGAAGGAGTTACAGCGCCAGAAGAAGGAATTGAGGATCGAG atggaggtggaggtggcCCTGCTCCGGGGTGAGCTGGCTGGGGAACGAGTGGCCATTCGCCGGGAGGAGGAGCGGCTGCGGGAGCTGCTGGGCCAGCGCGAGGAAGCCCAGCAGAGCAGCCAGGAACAGCGCGAACAG gagcagaggcagctgaGCCAGGAGCGGGATCATGTGGAGAGTCTTCGCCAGAGACTTAGGGAGGCCCAGGGACAGCTGGATTCACAGCCAGAGGACCAGAGAGAGCGGCTCTCGCAAGGGGTACAGGAG ATCAGAGAGCAGCTGGATGCAGCCCAACGCACCTACGAGGATCTGGAGTTCCAGCAGCTGGAGCGCGAGAGTCGCGTGGACGAGGACCGGGAAAGCCCCGAGGTCCCAGCTCCGGACGCCAACAAGGTCCGGGAACTTCAGGCCAGTGTGGCCCAGCACAGG CGCCGCATCCAGGTCTTGGAGGAACAGCTCAGGTCTCTAGGGGAGCAGATGGCTGCGGAGAGCTGGGGACTGAGCCGGAAGAAGGAGGAGGCGGTTCAGGCTCTGACACAG gAACGGAGTCGGCTGTTCGAGCTCAATTGCCTGCAGGGAACGTGTGGTGGGGACTTCCCTGAGCCCGACCAAGCGCTCACCAAG CTGCTGTTCACACAGAAGACCGACCGTCAGCTGCTGGTGCTGCAGGACCCCACTGCGCGTGCTGCCGCCAGCTCcacctcttcctgcctcttctcggTGCACAGCTCCCTGcag GGGTCTATTGGTCTCCAGAGGACAGGAAGCCTGCCCCGGAGGAGGGGAGACAGGGCCAGCCAGAGGGGACCCTCCCGACCTTTGTCCCTTCACTGTACAG gacctctggaggccGTGGGGACCCCTGGGAGGCACCCTCTCTATCAGCTGCTCAACTGTGGCCCTGGGAATAG ACACTCGGTGCTTCACCCAGACATCGCACACATGGAGCGACTCCTGCAGCAGGCTGTGGCCGAGAGGGAACGGCTGCTCAAGGCCAGG GAAGGGATGAGAAGAAACCGAGAAAGTTCCACAGGCCCTGCAGTTCCTGCCATCATG GCCCCGCCCCCGCCGCCACCTTGCCCTCCAGACCCACCCGTGCTGGACCTCCCACAGCACCTGGAACGCTGGGGCCACAATCCGGAAAGCTGCCCCCACTTGCGGGTGTCCGGGAGCTGCTGTCGCGGACCCCTGGTGAAGATGGGCGGCCGCATCAAAACGTGGAGGAAACGCTGGTTTTGCTTTGACCGGCAGGCGCGCCGTCTGGCTTACTATGCGG ACAAGGAAGAGTCCAAGCTCAAAGGCGTCATCTATTTCCAAGCCATCGAGGAAGTGTACTATGACCACTTACGCTGTGCCTTCAAG AGCCCCAGCCCCCGCCTGACCTTCTGTGTCAAGACCTACGAACGccttttctatatggtggccccCAGCCCTGAAGCCATGAGGATCTGGATGGACGTCATCGTGACAGCTGCGGACGAAAACCACGCCTCCTGA